The genomic interval AGCCGACCCCGTACGCCGGCCGGAAGCGGCGAGCCGGCCCCGACCGGCCACGGACCGTCGGCGCCGACGCTCAGGCCGACTGCCGGCGGACCAGGTGGGTGTCCAGGAAGACGGCCGGCGAGGGGATGTCGTCGCCCCGGATCTGCGCAACCAGCAGCCTGGCCATCTCCGTCCCCATCGTGATCACCGGCTGGTGCACCGAGGTCAGCGGCGGATTGGCGTGCAGCGCCAGCGACGAGTCCTCGTAGCCGACCACCGCCACGTCCGCCGGGATGCGCCGGCCGGCCTCGTGCAGCGCCTGCATGGCTCCCAACGCCATCAGGTCGGAGGCGGCGAAGACCGCGTCGATGTCGCCGCGCCGGTGCAGCAGCCGGCGCATTGCCTCGATGCCGCTGTTCGCACTGAAGTCGCCGTAGTCGATCAGGTCCTCGGAGACGGGCCGGCCGTGCGCGACGAGCGCCTCGCGGTAGCCGACCAGCCGGGTCACCCCGGCACCCATGTCCTGCGGCCCGGCGACCGTGGCGACCGTCCGCCGGCCGATCCCGATCAGGTACTCGACCGCCTGCCGGGCGCCGCCCGCGTTGTCCACGTCGACGAAGTACGCCGGCTGGGCGCCCAGGCCGAGCATCCGGGCCGGCCGTCCACCCAGGACGGTCGGCAGTCCCCGCTCCATCAGCAGGCCCGGCAGCGGATCCGCGTCGTGCAGCGAGATCAGCATCACCCCGTCGACGTGCTGGTCGGTGAGCTGGTGCTCCATCTTCTCCCGGCCGCCCGGCGACTGGATCCAGGAGAGCCACAGTTGCAGCGGGGTGTCGGCGAGTCCGGCGCTGACCCCCCGGGCGATGCCGGCGAAGAACGGCTCACCGAACGCCCGCTCCCCGGACTCGGAGATGACCAGCGCGACCGAGTCGGTCCGCTGGGTGACCAGTGCCCGGGCGGCGCGGTTCGGCACGTACCCCAGCTCCCGGACCGCCGCCCACACCGCGGCCCGGACCGTCGGGCTGACCTGGGAGGAGTTGTTCACCACCCGGGACGCGGTGCCGCGCCCGACGCCCGCGCGGGCCGCGACCTCGCTCAACGTGGGCCTGCCGAGGTCGCGGCGCTGAGATCTCATGATCTGCTCCCGGGACGTGCGTTGATCGACGGTGGGTCCAGGCTAGGCGGCTGCCGAGCAGACCCCTGCCTGGTCGGTGCGCCACGCCGAGGCGCCACTCGACGGGGTTGTTACATCGATGATGATATGGTTTCTGGCCGGCTTTCGACCCCGGCCGTCCGGTCCATCCCGCCACCGGTTCGACCGTGGACGCGGCAGCACCACCCCCGGCGCATCCGGCGCACACGGCACGGCAACGAACCCGGCGCCACCGGTCCGCAGCATTGCAGCGGACGCGGTGCCGCCGGAGCCCGGGACGGCACCAGCGATAGCGGAGGGGGTCCGGTGACCCGGTTCGGTTGGTTCCTCGGTCACGAGGAGTGGCAGCCCGAGCTGCTGGTCGCCCAGGCCCGCCGGGCCGAGCAGGCCGGCTTCGACGCGATCCTCGTCTCCGACCACCTCCAGCCCTGGGTGGACGACGCCGGTGCGGCCGGGCACGGCTGGGCCACGCTGGGCGCCGTCGCCGCGGCGACCCGGAGCGCCACACTGGTCTCGGCGGTGGCCTGCCCGCTGTTCCGCCAGCATCCGGTACTGGTGGCGCAGGCCGCCGCCACCCTCGACCGGCTCTCCGGCGGCCGGTTCGAACTCGGGGTCGGCACCGGGGAGGGCATCAACGAGGCACCGCTGGGCCGGTTTCCGCCGTACCCGGAGCGGCTGGCCCGGATGACCGAGGCGCTCGGGCTGATCCGGCCGCTGCTGGCCGGCGAGACCGTCGAACAGCCGGATGCGGCGTATTATCCGGTCTCCTCGATCCGGCTGCACAGTCCACCGTCGAGCGGCGTGCCGGTGCACTTGGCGGCGGCCGGTCCCCGCTCGGCGGCCACCGCCGGTCGGCTCGCCGACGGGGTGGTCAGCTCGGTCAAGGACCCCGAACGGACCGGCCGGGAGGTGGTGGACGTGGCCCGGGCGGCGGCCTCGGCCGTCGGGCGTACGCCACCGAGGGTGGTGCTGAGCAGCTTCGTCGTACTCGCCGACAGCGACGACGAGGCGTTGCGGGCGCTGCGGCCCTGGCGCGGGCTGCGT from Plantactinospora sp. BC1 carries:
- a CDS encoding LacI family DNA-binding transcriptional regulator, with amino-acid sequence MRSQRRDLGRPTLSEVAARAGVGRGTASRVVNNSSQVSPTVRAAVWAAVRELGYVPNRAARALVTQRTDSVALVISESGERAFGEPFFAGIARGVSAGLADTPLQLWLSWIQSPGGREKMEHQLTDQHVDGVMLISLHDADPLPGLLMERGLPTVLGGRPARMLGLGAQPAYFVDVDNAGGARQAVEYLIGIGRRTVATVAGPQDMGAGVTRLVGYREALVAHGRPVSEDLIDYGDFSANSGIEAMRRLLHRRGDIDAVFAASDLMALGAMQALHEAGRRIPADVAVVGYEDSSLALHANPPLTSVHQPVITMGTEMARLLVAQIRGDDIPSPAVFLDTHLVRRQSA
- a CDS encoding LLM class flavin-dependent oxidoreductase → MTRFGWFLGHEEWQPELLVAQARRAEQAGFDAILVSDHLQPWVDDAGAAGHGWATLGAVAAATRSATLVSAVACPLFRQHPVLVAQAAATLDRLSGGRFELGVGTGEGINEAPLGRFPPYPERLARMTEALGLIRPLLAGETVEQPDAAYYPVSSIRLHSPPSSGVPVHLAAAGPRSAATAGRLADGVVSSVKDPERTGREVVDVARAAASAVGRTPPRVVLSSFVVLADSDDEALRALRPWRGLRTPGRLVASSPGRLRQRADRLGPAAILARYRRVGEPRQLLDFCQLLLDRLRPDVLALQVAATDGTAAVERFAELVERLRQRG